Proteins from one Brevibacillus humidisoli genomic window:
- a CDS encoding DUF4355 domain-containing protein, whose translation MKLKLFVTIMMSIVLFILPMVSFAENDNSQTVQKPSVALTQEEYNVLKDKNQLPTDVNIEIVEIDPMEEAKKIPKGAELVEDPKKTDFGKKLIKQFGEDLKKEVKLQDNKKIVIQVEDLKYWKYNDEYTKRKNATSFTKKINNILLPEACAICNNPTGGGTTTISSNYFAGSVLEAKVYLTFTIDEYSDGWFRYVHHPVESTAKWWRTNTEYTVKNAEFQFYLVANELCSNDRGEYESYSTVFTPSWKDSSNTYTYKFNGNYTDWDALYSEGGPYNRHMITSELFRRGSQVEDHFEVRYSNYN comes from the coding sequence ATGAAACTTAAGTTGTTTGTGACAATCATGATGTCGATCGTACTGTTTATTCTACCAATGGTGTCCTTCGCAGAAAATGATAATTCTCAGACTGTCCAGAAACCAAGTGTTGCCTTGACGCAAGAAGAATACAATGTACTAAAAGATAAAAATCAATTGCCAACTGATGTGAATATTGAAATTGTTGAAATAGACCCCATGGAGGAGGCAAAAAAGATACCAAAGGGTGCAGAATTAGTTGAAGATCCCAAAAAAACCGACTTTGGGAAAAAGCTAATCAAACAATTTGGAGAAGATTTAAAAAAAGAAGTCAAATTACAGGACAACAAAAAAATAGTGATCCAAGTAGAGGATTTAAAATATTGGAAGTATAACGATGAGTATACGAAAAGAAAAAATGCAACTTCCTTCACGAAAAAAATAAACAATATATTACTACCCGAAGCATGTGCTATCTGTAATAATCCTACTGGCGGGGGAACGACAACTATCAGCTCTAACTATTTTGCTGGCTCCGTTTTAGAGGCGAAAGTATATTTAACATTTACAATTGATGAGTATTCAGATGGTTGGTTTAGATATGTCCATCACCCAGTAGAAAGTACTGCGAAATGGTGGAGAACGAATACCGAATACACAGTGAAAAATGCAGAATTTCAATTCTATCTTGTTGCAAATGAGCTATGTAGTAATGATCGTGGAGAATATGAATCCTATAGTACGGTGTTTACTCCGAGTTGGAAAGATAGCAGTAATACCTACACATATAAATTTAATGGTAACTATACGGATTGGGATGCTCTATATAGTGAGGGTGGTCCCTATAATAGACATATGATCACAAGTGAACTTTTCCGCCGTGGATCTCAGGTAGAGGATCATTTTGAGGTAAGGTACAGTAACTATAACTAA
- a CDS encoding PLDc N-terminal domain-containing protein yields MIDFMVPFGFALIPLLIILFLYLLNIITSIWAYRDARRRGNSKEYALIVLVGTLIFPIAGLIVYLVIRND; encoded by the coding sequence ATGATAGATTTTATGGTCCCTTTTGGATTTGCCCTAATTCCGCTTTTGATCATCCTTTTCTTGTATCTGCTAAACATCATTACCAGCATATGGGCCTACCGTGATGCGCGACGTCGCGGGAACAGCAAGGAGTACGCACTGATTGTCCTCGTCGGCACTCTGATCTTTCCGATTGCAGGATTGATTGTATACCTCGTCATCCGCAATGATTAG
- a CDS encoding DUF4367 domain-containing protein translates to MKFKVGVLAAAGMLLTVSTAFAATNFTLTDKEGRVVFEEITPEQANYTPPTMEEMKRKGKSFDYADQLLKEGTAAIFYIVSDLPDMKLYTQDKSLHVTDSAALRAKMEGQYVTILDSLNGGYAFKDAAVTFTPMTYVNPLSPEEKAALAEKLKKQAEESKQDYAMQPVELSKDHWQINSTYTQNGKDVRVSMLRTSGKETLIFSEDTDFQREKLVVNGVDIWYTDFGAGKNVMWIYDVPGTGQTIRYHIETGNPVSKEELIEMAKAYLQQ, encoded by the coding sequence GTGAAATTCAAAGTAGGCGTATTGGCAGCAGCAGGCATGCTTTTGACAGTATCCACCGCGTTTGCGGCGACGAACTTTACCCTGACGGACAAGGAAGGGAGAGTCGTCTTTGAGGAAATAACACCGGAACAGGCGAACTACACGCCGCCTACGATGGAAGAGATGAAACGCAAGGGAAAAAGCTTTGACTATGCGGATCAGCTGTTGAAAGAGGGGACAGCCGCCATCTTTTACATCGTTTCCGATTTGCCGGATATGAAACTGTACACCCAGGACAAGTCCTTGCACGTTACTGATTCTGCCGCACTGCGGGCCAAGATGGAAGGGCAATACGTGACAATTTTGGACAGCTTGAATGGGGGATACGCGTTCAAGGATGCCGCCGTCACGTTCACCCCGATGACGTATGTGAACCCTCTTTCTCCGGAAGAAAAGGCGGCACTGGCGGAAAAGCTGAAGAAGCAGGCCGAGGAATCGAAACAGGATTATGCGATGCAGCCTGTGGAGCTGTCGAAAGATCATTGGCAGATCAATAGCACGTATACGCAAAACGGAAAAGACGTCCGCGTTTCGATGTTACGCACGAGCGGCAAAGAGACGCTTATCTTCAGCGAAGATACGGACTTCCAACGGGAAAAACTGGTTGTAAACGGAGTCGATATCTGGTACACGGACTTCGGGGCCGGGAAAAACGTGATGTGGATCTACGACGTACCCGGCACCGGGCAAACAATCCGCTACCATATCGAAACCGGCAATCCGGTCAGCAAGGAAGAATTGATTGAAATGGCCAAAGCGTACCTGCAGCAGTAA
- a CDS encoding DUF2290 domain-containing protein, whose protein sequence is MSSISQLLYTEVMDVTTLLISFNLSIDQNFPSNREIVDKGTVFEVIDWGKTDTLSIVFKNVEYKVIYDELNNGRNFNIKMIDGALIQLMYKAKRNEIVSHRLAFFPNPYLEKFQNDPEIYEKADLYADILAKNIVPVPIRFDFNADVHDEMHAMSHASFGQYKNCRIPVCSPLTPSKFIDFILRNFYSSAYREYRNDYESNISFGRTITSDEEKLVHFNF, encoded by the coding sequence ATGAGTAGTATTTCACAATTGTTGTATACAGAAGTGATGGATGTAACAACTTTGCTGATCTCATTTAATCTAAGTATCGATCAAAACTTTCCATCTAATCGTGAAATAGTGGATAAAGGAACAGTCTTTGAAGTAATAGACTGGGGTAAGACAGATACATTATCGATAGTGTTTAAGAATGTCGAATACAAGGTAATATACGATGAATTGAACAATGGTAGGAATTTCAATATTAAAATGATTGATGGTGCATTGATTCAACTAATGTATAAGGCTAAGAGGAATGAAATTGTTTCCCATAGATTAGCTTTCTTCCCCAATCCTTACTTAGAGAAGTTTCAGAACGATCCAGAAATATATGAGAAGGCAGACCTTTATGCAGATATACTTGCTAAAAATATAGTCCCGGTACCTATTAGATTTGACTTTAATGCGGATGTTCATGACGAGATGCATGCAATGTCCCATGCTTCATTTGGTCAGTATAAAAATTGCCGAATACCTGTTTGCTCACCCTTAACTCCTTCAAAGTTCATTGATTTCATATTGAGGAACTTCTATTCGAGTGCTTATCGAGAGTATCGAAATGATTATGAGAGCAATATCTCATTTGGTCGAACGATTACATCTGATGAAGAAAAGCTTGTTCACTTCAATTTCTAA
- a CDS encoding helix-turn-helix domain-containing protein: protein MCPNDGQKQLSWQTFGCCRPVFHYFWKERNQSAQQ from the coding sequence ATCTGTCCCAACGATGGACAAAAGCAGCTTTCCTGGCAAACGTTTGGATGCTGTCGCCCGGTGTTTCATTACTTTTGGAAAGAGAGAAATCAGTCTGCCCAGCAGTAG
- a CDS encoding helix-turn-helix domain-containing protein: MDRYAAIDAVITYIHQHIDEPLSLAQLARYAGYSPYHFARLFKDRMGLSPQYYVSSLRLQKAKDLLLQTNLSIRDIGLEIGQQSLGTFTTRFTERVGVTPSAFRNSMLHADDLFRSLQQLNDWRPSQPSYHRNATIEGSVHAAAPFHGVILIGLFAKPIPEGLPLYGTLLPSLGPFCFTDVKPGTYYLMAASVPWGMQAVDILLPYKTLRTRSKEPIIVEPYASVPPRQVMLYPPRIDDPPILISLPLLMHRFLSRVMQSSVR, encoded by the coding sequence ATGGATCGTTATGCAGCGATCGACGCGGTGATTACATATATTCATCAGCATATCGATGAGCCGCTTTCATTGGCTCAATTGGCCCGATATGCAGGCTATAGTCCGTATCATTTTGCGCGCTTGTTCAAAGACCGAATGGGACTCTCGCCTCAGTATTATGTGTCTTCTCTCCGGCTGCAAAAGGCAAAGGACTTGTTGTTGCAGACAAACCTGAGTATTCGCGATATTGGCTTGGAGATTGGGCAGCAGAGTCTTGGAACCTTTACCACTCGCTTTACCGAGCGGGTAGGCGTGACGCCGTCTGCCTTTCGCAACTCCATGCTGCATGCGGACGACCTTTTTCGCTCTCTCCAGCAGCTCAACGACTGGCGTCCGTCGCAACCTTCGTATCACCGCAACGCGACAATAGAAGGGAGCGTCCACGCGGCTGCTCCTTTCCATGGTGTGATTCTGATCGGGCTGTTTGCCAAACCGATCCCAGAAGGGCTTCCTCTATACGGTACCCTGCTTCCATCTCTGGGGCCCTTCTGTTTTACCGACGTCAAACCTGGCACTTACTACTTGATGGCTGCGTCGGTTCCATGGGGAATGCAGGCCGTGGACATCCTGCTGCCGTACAAAACCTTGCGCACTCGTTCGAAGGAGCCGATCATCGTCGAGCCCTACGCCTCTGTCCCGCCTCGACAGGTGATGCTCTATCCTCCGCGTATCGATGATCCGCCAATCCTGATCTCTCTTCCTTTGCTGATGCATAGATTTCTCAGTCGAGTGATGCAAAGTAGTGTACGTTAG
- a CDS encoding class I SAM-dependent methyltransferase codes for MNESQVSLTAIMTAYLRAHHAIGDTPKIFDDFLAHRLIPEERRALIEQGFSQAQQMNVPASSIQNADQTTNPNALLSFLQSIGLPNVLSRSRYTEDNLEQAVKQGVEQYVILGAGLDTFAFRRPDLLSKIRVFEVDHPATQAFKRDRLAELKWDIPANLHFVPVDFTQESLADALKRTPYDEQLKSFFSWLGVTMYLTSDEVFATLRSITDIACAGSSVIYDYFLPEEGTPHMKEIREELRKIGEPMKTTFDPSTLASELERIGLRLQENLSPSDIQERYFQGRTDGYHANENVCLAWAVVE; via the coding sequence ATGAATGAAAGTCAAGTTAGTCTTACTGCCATCATGACTGCCTACTTACGTGCCCACCATGCCATAGGCGATACCCCCAAAATTTTTGATGACTTTCTCGCCCATCGTTTGATCCCAGAGGAAAGACGTGCACTGATTGAACAAGGATTTTCCCAGGCTCAGCAGATGAATGTTCCTGCAAGCAGCATACAAAACGCAGACCAGACCACGAATCCAAATGCCTTGCTCTCTTTTTTGCAATCCATCGGGTTGCCCAATGTCCTTAGCCGTTCCCGGTATACCGAAGACAATCTTGAGCAGGCTGTAAAGCAAGGGGTGGAGCAGTACGTAATACTTGGAGCCGGACTGGACACCTTTGCTTTTCGTCGTCCGGATCTCCTCAGCAAGATTCGGGTATTTGAAGTGGATCACCCGGCCACACAAGCTTTCAAACGCGATCGACTGGCCGAGTTAAAGTGGGACATCCCTGCAAACCTTCACTTTGTACCTGTTGATTTCACACAGGAGAGCCTGGCTGATGCTCTCAAAAGAACGCCGTATGACGAACAGCTGAAAAGCTTCTTTAGTTGGCTTGGCGTCACCATGTACTTAACCAGTGACGAAGTGTTCGCTACCCTGCGATCGATTACCGATATTGCCTGTGCAGGCAGCTCAGTTATTTACGATTACTTTTTGCCTGAAGAAGGTACGCCGCATATGAAAGAGATACGAGAGGAGTTACGCAAGATCGGCGAGCCGATGAAAACGACCTTTGATCCGTCAACACTGGCTTCTGAACTGGAACGGATAGGGCTCCGCCTCCAAGAGAACCTGAGTCCGTCCGATATTCAAGAACGCTATTTTCAAGGTCGAACCGACGGGTATCATGCGAATGAAAATGTGTGCCTGGCGTGGGCGGTAGTAGAGTGA
- the ppsA gene encoding phosphoenolpyruvate synthase: MSSLVLGFQEMEKTQLLLVGGKGLHLGELSKIQGIQVPEGFCVTTVGYQKAIERNETFQALLDRLTMLKVEDRDQIGEISRKIRQILMEVEIPSDVESAVTDYLSRYGDEHAYAVRSSATAEDLPHASFAGQQDTYLNIIGKEAILQHISKCWASLFTDRAVIYRMQNGFDHRQVYLSVIVQRMVFPQASGILFTADPITSNRKLLSIDASFGLGEALVSGLVSADCYKVQEGQIVEKRIATKKMAIYGRKEGGTKTRQIDPDQQKTQTLTEQQILQLARIGRQIETSFGCPQDIEWCLVDDTFYIVQSRPITTVYPIPEANDQGNRVYVSVGHQQMMTDPMKPLGLSFYLLTTPAPMRKAGGRLFVDVTNNLASPVSREILLDTLGQSDPLIKDALMTIIERGDFIKSLPNDKKEPSLGKSNKDMSFPGFQVQLENDPTIVSDLMKRSQTSIEELKHNIQTKSGSDLFDFILEDIQQLKKILFDPQSSAVIMTAMNASSWVNEKMNEWLGEKNVADTLSQSVPNNITSEMGLALLDVADVIRPYPGVIEYLQHVKDDNFLDDLVKFDGGKEAQDAIYAYLNKYGMRCAGEIDITRARWSEKPITLVPMILGNIKNFEPNASNRKFEQGRQEALKKEQEILDRLKQLPDGEQKAKETKRMIDLIRNFSGYREYPKYGMVHRYFVYKQALLKEAEPLVQAGVIHEKEDIYYLTFEELHEVVRTNTLDYQIISKRKDEYKLYEKLTPPRVMTSDGEIIVGEYKRENLPAEAIVGLPVSSGVVEGRARVILNMEDADLGDGDILVTSFTDPSWTPLFVSIKGLVTEVGGLMTHGAVIAREYGLPAVVGVENATKLIKDGQRIRVHGTEGYIEIL, from the coding sequence GTGAGTTCTTTGGTTCTCGGTTTTCAGGAAATGGAAAAAACACAGCTTTTGCTCGTTGGCGGAAAAGGGTTACATTTAGGGGAGTTATCAAAAATTCAGGGCATACAAGTACCAGAAGGATTTTGTGTGACAACAGTGGGATATCAAAAAGCCATCGAACGAAACGAAACGTTTCAAGCATTGTTGGATCGACTAACCATGCTAAAAGTAGAAGATCGAGACCAAATTGGTGAAATCAGCAGGAAGATTCGGCAAATCCTTATGGAGGTAGAAATTCCTTCCGATGTTGAGAGTGCAGTTACCGACTATCTGTCCCGGTATGGCGATGAACATGCTTATGCAGTGCGTTCAAGTGCGACTGCTGAAGATTTACCACATGCCTCTTTTGCCGGTCAACAAGACACCTATTTAAATATCATCGGTAAAGAAGCGATCTTGCAGCATATCAGCAAATGTTGGGCTTCTCTATTTACGGATCGCGCGGTAATCTACCGTATGCAAAACGGCTTCGACCACCGTCAAGTTTATTTATCCGTTATCGTTCAAAGGATGGTTTTCCCGCAGGCTTCAGGGATTTTATTTACCGCTGACCCAATTACTTCTAACCGAAAGTTGCTATCAATCGATGCCAGTTTTGGACTTGGTGAAGCACTGGTCTCTGGCTTGGTATCTGCCGATTGTTATAAAGTACAGGAAGGGCAAATCGTCGAAAAGAGGATAGCAACCAAAAAAATGGCTATCTATGGACGAAAAGAAGGCGGAACAAAGACGCGGCAGATCGATCCTGATCAGCAAAAGACTCAAACACTTACTGAACAACAAATTTTACAACTGGCACGTATTGGAAGGCAGATCGAAACTTCTTTTGGTTGCCCACAAGATATCGAATGGTGTTTGGTTGATGATACATTTTATATTGTCCAGAGTCGGCCAATCACTACTGTATACCCCATTCCTGAAGCAAATGATCAGGGAAATCGCGTTTATGTATCTGTTGGTCACCAACAAATGATGACCGATCCCATGAAACCATTGGGATTGTCTTTTTACCTGTTAACGACTCCTGCACCCATGCGTAAAGCTGGTGGAAGGTTGTTTGTTGATGTTACAAATAATCTGGCTTCCCCTGTCAGCAGAGAAATTTTATTAGATACCCTGGGACAATCCGATCCGCTCATAAAAGACGCACTCATGACCATAATAGAGCGGGGAGATTTTATAAAATCGTTACCGAATGATAAAAAAGAACCGAGTCTCGGTAAAAGCAATAAAGACATGTCGTTCCCCGGTTTTCAAGTACAACTCGAAAACGATCCGACAATCGTTTCTGATTTGATGAAGCGCAGTCAAACATCGATAGAAGAGTTGAAGCATAACATCCAAACGAAATCAGGATCGGATTTATTTGATTTTATTCTAGAAGATATCCAACAATTAAAGAAGATTTTATTTGATCCACAAAGTTCGGCTGTGATTATGACTGCTATGAATGCTTCATCATGGGTCAATGAAAAGATGAACGAGTGGTTAGGTGAAAAAAATGTAGCAGACACGCTTTCTCAATCTGTACCAAACAATATTACTTCGGAAATGGGTCTTGCGTTACTGGATGTCGCAGATGTGATTCGTCCTTATCCGGGAGTAATTGAATATTTACAACATGTAAAAGACGATAACTTTTTGGATGATCTGGTTAAGTTTGATGGTGGAAAGGAAGCCCAAGACGCTATCTATGCTTATCTCAACAAATACGGTATGCGTTGTGCCGGAGAAATCGACATTACTAGAGCTCGATGGAGTGAAAAACCAATTACACTTGTCCCGATGATTCTGGGTAACATCAAAAACTTTGAGCCTAATGCCAGCAATCGGAAATTTGAGCAAGGGCGACAGGAAGCTTTGAAAAAAGAACAAGAGATATTAGATCGATTGAAGCAATTGCCGGATGGTGAACAAAAAGCCAAAGAAACAAAACGAATGATCGACCTGATCCGGAATTTCAGCGGGTATAGGGAATATCCCAAATACGGCATGGTTCATCGCTACTTCGTTTATAAGCAGGCTTTACTGAAAGAAGCCGAACCACTCGTACAAGCCGGCGTTATTCATGAAAAAGAAGATATATACTATCTCACTTTTGAAGAACTTCACGAAGTCGTACGCACAAATACACTGGATTACCAAATCATCAGCAAACGAAAAGACGAGTACAAATTATATGAAAAACTAACTCCGCCACGTGTTATGACGTCTGATGGTGAAATCATTGTAGGTGAGTACAAACGAGAAAATCTCCCAGCCGAAGCTATTGTAGGTCTGCCTGTTTCTTCCGGAGTTGTAGAGGGGCGAGCACGTGTCATCTTAAACATGGAAGATGCTGATCTGGGAGATGGAGATATATTAGTCACTTCCTTTACTGATCCTAGCTGGACACCGTTGTTTGTATCCATAAAAGGTCTGGTCACTGAAGTTGGTGGACTAATGACTCATGGAGCAGTTATCGCACGTGAATATGGCTTGCCAGCAGTTGTCGGAGTAGAAAATGCTACCAAACTGATAAAAGATGGGCAACGAATTCGCGTGCATGGAACAGAAGGGTATATCGAAATATTGTAA
- a CDS encoding IS3 family transposase, which translates to MPLKKSITQFWTFGGFTDYYNNERNQSELNHLSPAEHRQQVNSSS; encoded by the coding sequence ATGCCCCTCAAAAAGTCTATAACTCAATTCTGGACTTTTGGGGGCTTTACGGATTATTACAACAATGAACGTAATCAGAGTGAATTGAATCACCTGTCGCCTGCAGAACACAGGCAACAGGTAAACTCGTCTAGTTGA
- a CDS encoding IS256 family transposase yields the protein MSLIPKEQLRQWIKEKNMKSMEDVQSALKELFADTIQEMLEAELETELGYAKHDSKNKRTTNSRNGYSKKTVRSEYGDIDIQVPRDREGEFDPVIVKKHQSNVTGIEDQILAMYAKGVSTRDIQDHLQQLYGIEVSPTLISNVTNKIIPLIKEWQNRPLQSVYAVVFMDAIHFKVKQDGAIVNKAAYMVIGIDLDGHKDVLGIWIGENESAKFWLHVLNELKNRGVQDILITSVDNLKGFTEAISACYPKTEIQKCIIHQIRNSIKYVSYKDLKKITSELKPIYKAPTEQAALEELDHFEQSWGNKYPLLVRSWRNNWAEIATFFKYPPEIRKLIYTTNVIESYHRQLRKVTKGKAVFPTDEALLKMLYLVTMDVLRKWTGRVQNWGQILLQLSVFFEERVQPYIR from the coding sequence ATGAGCCTCATACCAAAAGAGCAACTCAGGCAGTGGATTAAGGAAAAGAACATGAAGTCGATGGAGGATGTGCAATCAGCTTTAAAAGAGCTGTTCGCTGACACCATCCAGGAGATGCTGGAAGCCGAATTGGAGACTGAACTTGGCTACGCGAAGCATGACTCCAAAAACAAACGAACCACGAACAGTCGCAATGGATACAGCAAGAAGACCGTTCGTTCCGAATATGGTGATATCGACATTCAGGTACCACGGGATCGAGAGGGAGAGTTTGATCCCGTTATCGTGAAGAAACACCAGTCAAACGTTACAGGGATCGAAGATCAGATTCTTGCCATGTACGCCAAAGGGGTATCCACTCGCGACATTCAAGATCACCTGCAGCAGCTCTATGGCATTGAGGTCTCGCCAACACTCATTTCCAACGTAACGAACAAAATCATTCCCTTGATTAAAGAGTGGCAGAATCGTCCCCTGCAATCGGTGTACGCTGTCGTTTTCATGGATGCGATTCATTTTAAGGTAAAGCAGGACGGAGCCATCGTCAATAAGGCTGCGTATATGGTCATTGGCATCGATCTGGATGGCCACAAAGATGTCCTTGGCATCTGGATCGGGGAAAATGAATCCGCGAAGTTTTGGCTCCACGTACTTAACGAGTTGAAGAACCGTGGTGTCCAAGATATTTTAATCACTTCCGTTGACAACCTGAAAGGCTTTACAGAAGCCATATCGGCATGTTACCCGAAGACAGAAATTCAGAAGTGCATCATCCATCAGATTCGGAATTCCATCAAGTATGTGTCATACAAGGACTTGAAGAAGATTACGTCAGAGCTTAAGCCGATCTATAAGGCTCCAACGGAGCAAGCAGCCTTAGAAGAACTCGATCATTTTGAACAGTCCTGGGGTAACAAATATCCCTTGTTGGTACGTTCCTGGCGGAACAATTGGGCCGAAATCGCCACCTTCTTCAAATACCCACCAGAGATTCGAAAACTCATTTACACGACGAATGTCATTGAGAGTTACCATCGACAATTACGGAAAGTTACGAAAGGAAAAGCTGTATTTCCAACGGACGAAGCCCTTCTCAAAATGCTTTATCTCGTGACGATGGATGTCTTACGGAAATGGACGGGACGAGTCCAAAACTGGGGACAGATCCTGTTACAACTATCCGTATTCTTTGAAGAGAGAGTACAACCGTACATTCGTTAA
- a CDS encoding DEAD/DEAH box helicase, protein MITIIRGSSNKPISSQHLVDYFEQRSDLEGILYLGYPIIGSVDGSINIDAMLVSPSFGMIIFDLVEGINFEDRTEIRDDLYTKIYSKLIDYKSLSVRRKLQVKISVATYASGWSTRLEDEPEVVTSHEALDTYLSDITWQNNEYYRVLLQAIQAVTNIKSTPKRENVTKPNSKGAILKSLEDSIANLDSNQSAAVIETSDSVQRIRGLAGSGKTIVLALKVAYLHSKNPEWNIAVTFNTRSLKKQFEDLITRFTYEHKRDKPDWDKIKIMQGWGSPSNKGIYYEVCKQHDIEYFDYTAAKNAYEGSFAAVCRKALSDIQKFIPMYDVILIDEAQDFSREFLTLCYEILTPPKRLIFAYDELQTLSRNSMPPTEEIFGCDERDRPRVVLRNERNKPKQDIILRVCYRNSRPVLATAHALGFGVYREDGMVQMFGDKSLWLDVGYQVIDGALNDGEKVKLGRNADSSPEFLENHSPIDDLIQFKCFEDVHRQEEWIVQEIYKNLTQDELRPQDIMVVHTDPLTTQDAVGNMRRRLFEMGINTHLAGAANPDLFNKDDSVTFTGIYRAKGNEAGMVYVINAQNCYSGMELSKKRNILFTAITRSKGWVRVTGYGEDMLKLTREYQETKDRNFELHFTYPTADMRKKMNIIHRDMTRDEKRFVESSIENLTEIVKAIRRKEIYLEDLPQELREALKVIFDE, encoded by the coding sequence ATGATTACCATTATCCGCGGTAGTTCTAATAAACCCATATCAAGCCAACACTTAGTGGATTATTTTGAGCAACGTTCTGATTTAGAAGGTATTTTGTATCTTGGATACCCGATCATAGGTAGTGTTGATGGTTCGATTAATATCGATGCCATGCTTGTTTCCCCTAGCTTTGGGATGATTATATTTGACCTTGTTGAGGGAATCAACTTTGAAGATCGAACTGAGATCCGAGATGACCTTTATACAAAGATATATTCAAAGTTAATCGATTATAAATCACTTAGTGTTCGAAGAAAACTTCAAGTGAAAATAAGCGTTGCTACCTATGCTTCGGGTTGGAGTACTCGGCTGGAGGATGAACCTGAAGTGGTTACTTCTCATGAAGCTTTGGATACTTACTTAAGCGATATAACTTGGCAGAACAATGAGTATTATAGAGTATTATTGCAGGCGATACAAGCAGTTACAAATATCAAGAGTACACCTAAAAGAGAAAATGTAACAAAACCCAACTCCAAGGGAGCAATCCTTAAATCGTTAGAAGATTCTATAGCTAACTTGGATAGTAACCAGAGTGCAGCAGTTATAGAAACTTCTGATAGTGTTCAAAGGATACGCGGGTTAGCAGGATCAGGTAAGACAATCGTACTTGCATTAAAAGTTGCTTACTTACATTCTAAAAATCCTGAGTGGAATATTGCAGTAACATTTAATACTCGTTCATTGAAAAAGCAATTTGAAGATTTAATAACTCGATTTACGTATGAACACAAAAGGGATAAACCCGACTGGGATAAGATCAAGATAATGCAGGGGTGGGGAAGTCCATCGAATAAGGGAATATACTACGAAGTTTGTAAACAACATGATATTGAGTATTTTGACTATACTGCTGCCAAAAATGCTTATGAGGGGAGTTTTGCGGCCGTTTGCAGGAAAGCATTATCGGATATTCAAAAATTTATCCCGATGTACGATGTGATTTTAATCGATGAGGCTCAAGATTTTTCGCGGGAGTTCTTGACGCTTTGTTACGAAATCTTGACACCACCAAAAAGGCTAATATTTGCTTATGACGAACTTCAAACATTAAGTCGTAATTCTATGCCACCAACGGAGGAAATTTTTGGGTGTGATGAAAGAGATAGACCCAGGGTTGTTTTGCGAAATGAACGAAATAAACCGAAGCAAGACATCATTTTGAGGGTGTGTTATCGGAACTCAAGACCAGTTCTCGCAACTGCACATGCTCTTGGCTTTGGGGTATACAGAGAAGACGGCATGGTTCAAATGTTTGGAGATAAGTCACTATGGCTTGATGTTGGCTACCAAGTTATTGACGGCGCATTAAATGATGGAGAAAAAGTAAAACTGGGGAGGAACGCTGATTCTAGCCCAGAGTTCTTGGAAAATCATTCACCCATTGATGATTTAATTCAGTTCAAATGTTTCGAAGATGTTCACCGACAAGAAGAGTGGATTGTTCAAGAAATATACAAGAATTTGACCCAGGATGAGTTGCGTCCACAGGATATCATGGTTGTTCACACTGACCCATTAACAACCCAAGATGCGGTGGGGAATATGCGCAGACGATTATTTGAAATGGGCATCAATACACATCTGGCAGGTGCAGCAAATCCTGACTTGTTTAATAAAGATGATTCGGTAACATTTACTGGGATTTATCGTGCAAAAGGAAATGAAGCAGGGATGGTGTATGTAATAAATGCTCAGAACTGCTACAGTGGGATGGAATTGTCAAAAAAGAGGAACATTTTATTCACCGCAATAACTAGGAGTAAAGGTTGGGTTCGTGTGACTGGTTACGGTGAAGATATGTTAAAACTGACTCGAGAGTATCAAGAAACAAAGGATAGAAATTTCGAACTCCATTTCACATATCCCACAGCTGATATGAGAAAGAAAATGAATATTATTCATCGCGATATGACAAGGGATGAAAAGAGGTTCGTTGAGTCCAGTATTGAGAACCTCACTGAGATTGTTAAAGCAATTCGCCGCAAGGAAATTTACCTTGAAGACTTGCCCCAAGAATTAAGGGAGGCTTTGAAGGTGATTTTCGATGAGTAG